From the Achromobacter xylosoxidans A8 genome, the window TTCTCCCCAGATAGGCTTCGATCACGGCCGGGTTGCGCACGATCTCCTGCGGCGCGCCCTCGGCGATCATCTGGCCGAAGTTCAGCACCAGCACCCGCTGGGCCAGCCGCATGACCACCTCCAGCACGTGTTCCACGATGATGAGCGTGACGCCCGACGCATGGATGCCGCGCAGGATCTCGGCCAGGGCGATGGCCTCGGCCGGGTTGAGGCCGCCCGCCACTTCATCGAGCAGCAGCATGCGCGGCTCGGTCGCCAGCGCCCGCGCCAGCTCGACGCGCTTCTGCCCGGCCACGTTCAGCTCTGCCGCCCGCACGTCGGCGCGCTCGGCCAGCCCCACCAGCTCCAGCACGCGGGCGGATTCGCGGCGCGCGTCCTGCAGGCGCGGATGGCGCAGCAGCGCGCCGACCATGGCGTTCTCCAGCACCGTCATCTGGCCGAAGCTGCGCGGGATCTGATACGTGCGCACCAGGCCCATGGCGGCCACCTGTTCGGGACGGCGTCCTATCATGGACTGGCCATCGAAGGTCACCGAGCCGGAGGTGGGTTCGTGATGCCCCACCAGGCCGTTGAACAGGGTGCTCTTGCCCGCGCCGTTGGGACCGATGATGGCGACGATTTCACCCGCTTCGACCGACAGCGAGATGTCCTTGTTCGCGACCAGGCCGCCGAATTGCTTGGTCAGGTTCTTAACGTCGAGCAGAGCCACGGCGCCTCCTCAGTGTGACCAGCCCGCCCGGCAGGAACATCGTGACCAGCAAAATGGCCAGGCCGAAAACCAGCAGGTCCAGGCCCATGCCCGAACTGCCCCACAGCACGCGCGTGCCCTCGGACAGCGGCAGCAGCACCGCCGCTCCCAACCAAGGACCGATCAGCGTACCGACTCCGCCCAGGATCGTGACCAGCACGACCTGCACCGACATCGTCAGGTTGAACATGGACTCCGGATCGATGAAGCCCACGTACATGGCGAAGAAGCCGCCCCAGACCCCGGTCATGCCCGCCGACATCACGAAGGCCAGCATCTTGTAGCGGTCGGCCGGCACGCCGAGGCTGCGCGAGGCCGCCTCGTCGCCGTTGATCGCTCGCCAGTAGAAGCCGGTCTTGGAATGCACCAGGAAGAAGGTGGCGCAGA encodes:
- a CDS encoding ABC transporter ATP-binding protein, translating into MALLDVKNLTKQFGGLVANKDISLSVEAGEIVAIIGPNGAGKSTLFNGLVGHHEPTSGSVTFDGQSMIGRRPEQVAAMGLVRTYQIPRSFGQMTVLENAMVGALLRHPRLQDARRESARVLELVGLAERADVRAAELNVAGQKRVELARALATEPRMLLLDEVAGGLNPAEAIALAEILRGIHASGVTLIIVEHVLEVVMRLAQRVLVLNFGQMIAEGAPQEIVRNPAVIEAYLGRKHRA